Proteins from one Fuerstiella sp. genomic window:
- a CDS encoding ABC transporter permease, with product MHAIVITLKDLRLLMRDRRALIVLLALPLVLISVIGISGKELVSRRDQNTTPTEVSPSKLTQGSEDPSRVYRAIVPGFTVLFVFFLVNIMGRSFIQERDLGTLLRLRVAPVSTASIMVGKTLPFLLISIVQTVLLLVSGVLIFGMDPGNRPWLFAPLVVSTSLAATTMGLAFAALARTDAQVSAWGNLLVLTTGGISGCLIPRHLTPEFLQQISLITPHAWSLTASREILAAEVPNTLTVLSSCGVLLCFSSVFGMAGLIGFRHQPASSI from the coding sequence ATGCACGCCATCGTAATTACACTTAAAGATCTGCGTCTGTTGATGCGGGACCGGCGGGCTCTGATCGTATTGCTGGCGTTACCTCTGGTTCTGATTTCTGTGATCGGAATATCAGGAAAGGAACTTGTTTCACGTCGCGATCAAAACACAACGCCGACTGAGGTCTCACCGTCCAAGTTGACGCAGGGCAGCGAAGATCCGTCGCGAGTGTATCGGGCGATTGTTCCTGGATTCACGGTCCTGTTTGTATTTTTTCTGGTGAACATTATGGGACGATCCTTCATTCAGGAACGTGACCTCGGAACCTTGCTGCGTCTGCGGGTCGCCCCTGTATCGACGGCATCGATCATGGTCGGCAAGACACTGCCGTTTCTACTGATTTCCATTGTCCAGACTGTGTTGCTGCTGGTATCAGGAGTTTTGATTTTCGGCATGGATCCCGGCAACCGCCCCTGGCTGTTTGCACCACTGGTGGTGAGTACGTCACTTGCCGCAACAACAATGGGGCTGGCATTCGCTGCTCTGGCACGAACCGACGCACAGGTATCAGCATGGGGAAACCTGCTTGTCCTGACGACCGGTGGCATCAGTGGTTGCCTCATACCACGCCATTTGACACCCGAGTTCCTGCAGCAGATCAGTTTGATAACTCCACATGCGTGGTCACTGACTGCTTCTCGGGAGATCCTGGCTGCTGAAGTTCCGAACACACTGACGGTGCTCTCGTCCTGCGGAGTCCTGCTGTGCTTTTCTTCGGTATTTGGAATGGCGGGGCTGATCGGTTTTCGCCACCAGCCGGCGAGTTCAATTTGA